The window CTTGCTGGCCCATTGTGATAATATCCCTTTCTGCCATAATGCCTCCTTTTTAAAGAGTACATTATAGCACTTTCATTTAGGACATTTTAACTTTGCCTAAATAGGACATTATCACTTTGGTATTACAGGGTTTTTTGGGGTAGTTTTAAGCAACTTAGACTTTTGCACCACCCAGACTAGTGCTTTTGGAGGCATCGTTGGACCGTGCTTGCCCCGTTCCAAATTCTAGTCGATAATCAATTTATTGTTTGTAACTGATTGCGGGCAACTCTGATTGATCATTTGATGATATTTAAGAATTTGGAACGGGGCAAGCACGGTGTCTTTTTGAGCTCACAGGCTGGGGCCATTCGGCACATTAGGAAGATTTTGGCAAAAGTCCGCAAGGATTTACAGCGAGCCCCGTTCCAAATCAAAGATTTGGAACGGGGCAAGCAAATGACGGAACTGACCGAGCCCCGCAGGGGCGAGGGAATTCCGTCAAATTTGCGAGCTGTAAACCGTAGCGGACGGCAAAATCTCTCCAGTGCCGAATGGCCCTAGCCTGTGAGCTCAAAAAGACATTTTTCTCGCAAGTCCTACTAGTCTAGATGGTGTTAAAATAAATGGTAGGGGGTAACCCTACAACCCCAGTTGGATGGCGATGCCGCAGAGTAGGATGGTGGCGCCGGCTATGGCGTGGGTGTAGCGCTCGACCCGCCTCAATGGAATCAGATTTATCCCAAAGGACAAGATCAAGACCATACCAAGCATCGTAGCGATAGTTACGCTGCTGAATATCGCGGCTACAGTAATGATACCTGCGATACTGCTTTTTGCTGCAGGATACATGAGGATGGGTATTAGTGGCTCGCATGGGCCAAGTACAAATATTGTAAAAAGGACCCATGGTGTAATATTTGCCTTTTTCTCTCCGTGAACATGGGCATGTTCCTTCATGTGAGAGTGATCATGCGAATGGTTTATAGAATCTGAATGAAGGTGTAAATGTTTGTGAGGCCTATTTTTTATTGCCCTGTGTATCCCCCAGACCAGATACGTAAACCCAAACGCCATCAAGGCCCAGCCTGCGAGGTTTCCACGAAAACCCTCAAATACCTCTAATCTCATGACCGCGATGCCAAAAATAATTCCTATAGCCCCAAGAACAACAGAGCTCATCACATGGCCAAGCCCGCATAAAAACGTTATTACGCTTGTCTTTAACAAAGACCACTTTCGGGCCTTACTCATTACAATAAACGGGAGATAATGGTCAGGGCCAAAAAGCGTATGAATAAAACCGATCGAAGCTGCTGTAATGTATAAAGGAATCAATGCATTATCCAAGGTAAATATCTATCCTCTTTACTTTTCTGTCTCTTATGTCTTTTGAGTAAGGCGCCTCTATGATGTCTTTTTTTACCTCTACCTTTTTGCCGCTATCATATTTAATGACAAGAAAACGCGTCTTTACTGAATTTGCACCAGCTGTATTTTTCCTTCGAGGATTATGATAAGTGACTGTGGTCTTACCTAAAAACTTAAATGTAAAACTATTCTTCGGAAATCCATTCTTGGCCTTTTGAGTAAAAAGCCATCCTGGTAATACTGGGCTGAACTTCAGGCAAAGTTCTCCTTTGTTATTAAGAAAAAATGGCTTCTCCCCTACATTCATCAACAGCCATATAGTCATCATCTCTGCGGTTGAACCACTGAGCCTTGCCACAAAGCCCTTGCCGTGCAGCTTCTTGTCTGGAAATGCGCTAGATACTATAAAAGATGAATTCTCAAACACACTCCTTCCATAGACCTCTGGGTCCTGAAATGGTATAAGAAGGTTATTGAATTCCTCAAAGAATTCTTTATAAAGGCCTGCTCGCAGGATCTCTAAAAGATATTTGTACTCCATGTGCAGCCATATAGATTCATTCTCAAGCCACCCAGGCGTAAATACACTGGAGCGGCCCACCTCCTTTGAAATACCCTCAAGGGATTCATTGATCTTATACATCTTGAGCTTCTTGTCGTATAGGCCTGTTTTTTTCAATGCACTATACAGCGCCTTTTTCTTCTTTATATCCTTTTCAATCCTCATGGCCCGCACGTTTCCCTCTAAAAATAAAGGTATCTTGCTAGTCTTAAACGCTGTAGGCTCTACAAGAGGAAGTTCTGTTTTTGGATCTCGTTTATTCAGATTTTTGAATTTAGACACCTCGTTTGCAAAGTAAGTTGCATAAACCTTTTTGGACGGGATATATGTCTTTTTAATAACAGAGTCTATTTTTGAAAGAAATATTTTCAATATCCTTTCCAGCTCTGCAATGCTAAGTGTATTTTCAGTACCACTAAGACCAAGCTTGACCTTTTCCCTGTACTTTTCCTTTAATAAATTAGCCTTATTCCAATAATAAAAATCTTTTTTAGCCTTGGATGTCTTGATGAGCGATTCCAGCTTTGTTATAAAATCTTGTATTTCCCCTGCAAGCCTAATCTTCACTGCAGGGTTTAGATTTAGCTCTTTAAGCGCTTCTAATATAAAAACAATCTGTCTCTTTAACTCAAAGACCTCAGGCGTAGATGTCCCGAATAATCCTGGCAGGCCATTCATTGAATCGCACCAGCCTGGCTTATCTGCCTCCATCTCAATACCCCTGCCGCAAGGCCCTATAGACGCTATCTTATTTGCTATAATGCATAACATCTTGATAAGGAGCGTGGTCTTATATATCTTTCCTGTTCCTCTGGATGAACGCATTACATACGCGTCATCATGTCGTTTTTTTATCAGATGTTTCTTCTTAGAATCATGCCTCAAGGAATGATACTGCCTGACCTTACCCAATCCAACTAAAAGACATTTTTCAGAGACAGGCTTTACACAATGGCTATTATCGTAGAAGGTAAACTCTTTTTTATCCAGCAGGATCTCTTTTAGCTTCTCTGGATATATTGATAAAAAGCTCTCTACTAAATCAAGATTGTACGTCCAATGGTCTATCCAGAAACCCTCGCTGTGCGTGGCTTCGTATTTTGCATCGCAATTCCTTAAAAGTTCGCCCAGGAATTCATGCCATGGCCTCTTTAATTTAATGCCGGCCTTTTCAATGGTCATGAAAAGCTCTCCAGGGGAAAAATCATTCTGCAGGATATACTCTATCTTTCTTATAGCGTTTAGATCTACTTTTCCTTTAAAGGCATCTCTTAATAATACGTTATTCTTGACCCTGAATTTTACTCCGTGCAGGACTAAGGGGTTAAAGCCATCCAGTTGCTGCAGATTGTAAAAATTCAATATATTTGAATCACCTACATCAGGATTAAAGAACACGTCATTTCTGCGATTCTGATTTATGTCTCTGAAATTACCATTGCCCTGCGAGAAATATGTGGGATCTACATAAAATCTATTGTAATCCCTTTCCAGGTCGCCATGCTTTCTGGAATATACATAAAAGGTGGGCGATTGATCTCCGAAATTTACTGGATAGCCGCCGCGCATGACATTATCAAGAAATGTCTGTTTACAGTAAAGATCATACTTTTTCTCAGCTGAAGATGTGAAGACATCGTCCTGAAGTTTTTGTACAATTGTCTTATTTTCTTCTCTCTTATCTATAAAAAATTTCCTGTCGGTTAATCGCGATATCATTGAATTCAGTTTTTCTTTTGAGCCCATGTGGCCCATCAAGGAATAAAGCGTTACACTCCCTCCTTTTTTAAGCTTGGATGATGCAAGAGACATAGCGCATGGAAGTTTATTCTGACTTCTCTGCGAATCAGGCACTTTGAACCCTGGCTCATTTACAAAATGTATGGGATGCGAAAAATCATTGATCTCTCCGAAAATCAATTTCGGATCAACAAAGACAGGCAGGCATTCTGCCTTTTTCCCGTATTTAGATAAGGAGCTCAGGTAAAAATTTCCCTCGCTTATAAAAGATGTCTCAGATATGTCACTAGGATCTACCTTTAACCTATAAAACGGCGCGCCCTTTGCTATATTTTCCACAAGCATCCATGCCTCAACAGTACGCCTCATCTTTTGAAGAAAGAAATTATTCACGCCATAAGGTATAAAAAGAGGCGCGCCGTCCAATATCTCCATTTTCAAATCTTTTTTTGATATATTCTTTAATGTAACTACCCTTGCAAGGCCGGCAAAAGACTCGCCTGGTATAGTAAAATAATCTACTTCTACTTCAATGCCGAGCTCGTGATTGACTTCCTTAAGCCTGAGCTCGTGAGAGCTAATGAACATCTTTTGAATCGCATTAGAGTTCACGCAAAATGGTTCATACAGGATAGTCCCTTTTTTAGCCTTTATTTTTATAAATGTGCGGAAGCCTTGCGAAGATACAAGCTGGTAGGCCCTATTCGCGGGCAGAAATTCCATGATAGGGCTGTCTTTACTCTTAATGCCAAAACTGCACATACACTGGGCCCTATTGACATAGAACGCCCACATAGGCTTTCCAAATAGTCCTGCTATGCCTGGTAAGAAACTAGAGAAATTCCCTGCCTGGTTATAGTTTTCTATGATAAATTCGTTATTGGCGTCTATATAGTACTTTACAGACTTTTTCATATGGAGTAATTTTAACAGATAGGTCAAAACTTAGCAAGTAAATTAACCCGTTCCACCTCGTAGGTGGAACGGGTTAAGCAGTTTTAGCTCATGCCCGGGAGCTAATACAGCAGCCCTCTTTGCAGTGAGCTACAGGTCTTAGCATATATCTAACTATAATATCCATACTATCCCTCCCTTGGTTTATTTGAATATAATCCCTGTCTCCGTAGACCAGAACAAAAGGTCTATTTCATCCAGTGGAATATTCAATTGTTGAAAAAACTCTCTCATCTTGTTTTCTATTTTTATGTATTCTTTTTTAGTCAATGACTCTGGTATTTTCTTTATAATCCCGTATCTTTTCAGATTCTTAAGTATATGCCTGTCGAGTATAGCCAGGTCCTGGCCAAATCCTATGTTTCTTAAAAAATGACTTGCCTCTTTATAGCCAAGGCCTTTGATGTTTTTAACGAGCCAATCCCTGGCCCTGATAAGGTCTTTTGTGTCAATCATGGCCTTTAAATCTGAACATTTTCTTGCCTCGACTAAATACCGCGCCTTATTATTAGGAAAGCGCACACCTTTTAAACAGCGCCTCACGTCTCCCTGGGAGCCTTTAAAAAGTAAATCGTGTCTCTGTAGTCTCTTTATAGCCTGATCGCAAATAACTGCCTTTGCCTGTGGTGTCAATATACAGAAACAGAGCTCAGCGAATATATCCTTATCGCCTCTTTTATAGACATGCTGAAACTCCTGCAACCTGTTTCGTATATCTATTTTTTTCTTTTTATAACTGTCCAAAAGACTTTTCATATATCGAGCGCCTTAGATATCGCTTCTTTATCAAAACCTACTATTATCTGGCCGTCAATATCAAGGACAGGCACGCCCACCTGTCCTGATTTATCCATCATCTTCTTACCTGCATCAGGATCAGCACCTACATCTATATCCTCGAATGCTATATTCTTCTCTTTAAGAAAATCCTTTGCCCTGTGACAATAAGGGCAGGTGGATGTCGAATATACCTTTACGCTTTTACTCATAAAGCCCCCTTAATTCTATCAATTTCCTGAGATGCGACTGTTCTTCTTCGAGGAGCTTTTCGATGATCTTTTGTTCGCCCTCTAAGGCAAACTTTTTCATCTCATGATAAAAAAGGATCGAGTCTTTTTCAAATCCAATGCCTGCATCCACTGCGTCCTTCTCGCTCTTAATGCCCTTGGCTATTTCAGCGCCTTTATTTGCCTTTGTAAATACATATCCTTCTGAGAGCGCCCTGAGATAAGCAAAATATTCACCTGGATATGCCTCAGATGGTTCGTATTTCTTGACCTGAGCAAGTAGATTTTCGAATCTCTTTATGTGCTTATCCTCTTCGCCTCCAAGAAATTCAAAGATCTCTTTTGCCTTTTGACTTTTTGATATTTTTACTACACCATCGTAAAAGGCCTTGCCATTCTTTTCTATCTGTATTCCAATTTCTACAACTTCAGGACCTGAAAAAAGATTTGCCATCTCCTGCCCTCCTCATATTTAAGAAACCATTTTTATGCCTAACTTGAATGCCTTTTCCAAACAGTCAGTGTGTTTCTGCATGTCACCTTTGTCGTCTATCT is drawn from Candidatus Gorgyraea atricola and contains these coding sequences:
- a CDS encoding sulfite exporter TauE/SafE family protein — translated: MDNALIPLYITAASIGFIHTLFGPDHYLPFIVMSKARKWSLLKTSVITFLCGLGHVMSSVVLGAIGIIFGIAVMRLEVFEGFRGNLAGWALMAFGFTYLVWGIHRAIKNRPHKHLHLHSDSINHSHDHSHMKEHAHVHGEKKANITPWVLFTIFVLGPCEPLIPILMYPAAKSSIAGIITVAAIFSSVTIATMLGMVLILSFGINLIPLRRVERYTHAIAGATILLCGIAIQLGL
- a CDS encoding cellobiose phosphorylase, which codes for MKKSVKYYIDANNEFIIENYNQAGNFSSFLPGIAGLFGKPMWAFYVNRAQCMCSFGIKSKDSPIMEFLPANRAYQLVSSQGFRTFIKIKAKKGTILYEPFCVNSNAIQKMFISSHELRLKEVNHELGIEVEVDYFTIPGESFAGLARVVTLKNISKKDLKMEILDGAPLFIPYGVNNFFLQKMRRTVEAWMLVENIAKGAPFYRLKVDPSDISETSFISEGNFYLSSLSKYGKKAECLPVFVDPKLIFGEINDFSHPIHFVNEPGFKVPDSQRSQNKLPCAMSLASSKLKKGGSVTLYSLMGHMGSKEKLNSMISRLTDRKFFIDKREENKTIVQKLQDDVFTSSAEKKYDLYCKQTFLDNVMRGGYPVNFGDQSPTFYVYSRKHGDLERDYNRFYVDPTYFSQGNGNFRDINQNRRNDVFFNPDVGDSNILNFYNLQQLDGFNPLVLHGVKFRVKNNVLLRDAFKGKVDLNAIRKIEYILQNDFSPGELFMTIEKAGIKLKRPWHEFLGELLRNCDAKYEATHSEGFWIDHWTYNLDLVESFLSIYPEKLKEILLDKKEFTFYDNSHCVKPVSEKCLLVGLGKVRQYHSLRHDSKKKHLIKKRHDDAYVMRSSRGTGKIYKTTLLIKMLCIIANKIASIGPCGRGIEMEADKPGWCDSMNGLPGLFGTSTPEVFELKRQIVFILEALKELNLNPAVKIRLAGEIQDFITKLESLIKTSKAKKDFYYWNKANLLKEKYREKVKLGLSGTENTLSIAELERILKIFLSKIDSVIKKTYIPSKKVYATYFANEVSKFKNLNKRDPKTELPLVEPTAFKTSKIPLFLEGNVRAMRIEKDIKKKKALYSALKKTGLYDKKLKMYKINESLEGISKEVGRSSVFTPGWLENESIWLHMEYKYLLEILRAGLYKEFFEEFNNLLIPFQDPEVYGRSVFENSSFIVSSAFPDKKLHGKGFVARLSGSTAEMMTIWLLMNVGEKPFFLNNKGELCLKFSPVLPGWLFTQKAKNGFPKNSFTFKFLGKTTVTYHNPRRKNTAGANSVKTRFLVIKYDSGKKVEVKKDIIEAPYSKDIRDRKVKRIDIYLG
- a CDS encoding N-glycosylase/DNA lyase, with the protein product MKSLLDSYKKKKIDIRNRLQEFQHVYKRGDKDIFAELCFCILTPQAKAVICDQAIKRLQRHDLLFKGSQGDVRRCLKGVRFPNNKARYLVEARKCSDLKAMIDTKDLIRARDWLVKNIKGLGYKEASHFLRNIGFGQDLAILDRHILKNLKRYGIIKKIPESLTKKEYIKIENKMREFFQQLNIPLDEIDLLFWSTETGIIFK
- a CDS encoding glutaredoxin domain-containing protein, which codes for MSKSVKVYSTSTCPYCHRAKDFLKEKNIAFEDIDVGADPDAGKKMMDKSGQVGVPVLDIDGQIIVGFDKEAISKALDI
- a CDS encoding ferritin family protein, which produces MANLFSGPEVVEIGIQIEKNGKAFYDGVVKISKSQKAKEIFEFLGGEEDKHIKRFENLLAQVKKYEPSEAYPGEYFAYLRALSEGYVFTKANKGAEIAKGIKSEKDAVDAGIGFEKDSILFYHEMKKFALEGEQKIIEKLLEEEQSHLRKLIELRGLYE